The DNA window TTGCAACGTATAAAACGATTGAGGTACACAAGAATAACCTTACATTACCGATTCATGTTTACCATGGTAGTGCTGATCCTGTTGTTGCTGAGTCTCTTGGATTAGATGCCGTAAAATATTTAGAAGCCTTAGGTTATGAGCCTCGCTATAGTCGCTACCCTGCAGAGCATACTGTTACACCACAACAAATAAATGACATATCACAGCATATAACGCAGTTTTTATCGATAAATTAGTATGTTAGATCGTATTTAACCCAGTTTTCATGTGATGTGTTTCAATTGATAATCGTCTTTTATTTTACAATTAAGATCACAAGGATCCAAGTTCTGCTCTCATTTATGACTATTACACCTATGCTTAATAGTTCCTAGTATCAATAGTAAGATTTAACAATGCGTCAGAATAAAAACAGTAACGTAACTAATGATGTTGTTAACAATAATGTATTGATTGATAACTGTGTTGCTATTAATGATATTCATAATCCAGATATTAAATCTTCAAAAAAGGCCGATGGTGATACTGTTGAAATTACGTTAGCGACTAAAATGAATGTTGTTCGACAGATTTGGCTTGCAGGATTAGGTGCATACGGTAATAGCATTGATGGACTAAATATAGCCGGTGAAAAATCGTCTATGTTTTTTGAGGAGCTATTACGTCAAGGTGAAAAGGTTGATAAGACGTTTAAGTTGCATACTGCCGGTGAATATATATCTTTGCATGGATTAGAAACCTTGATCCAACGGACGTATACTAAATTAACAGGCGTTGAAAGTGACAGAATTACACAATTGAACAATAAGCTTGATAACTTGCTTACGCTGTTAGAAGATAAAAAGTAAACCACTTAGGTAATAATTAAGTGGTTTACTTATTTCTGTTAAACGGCAATGTCGTTAATCTTCCGCGAGTAATTTGCTAAGGTATTCGCTGGCATTCGCTCTAATTGGCATAAAATAGACATTATCATTTTTGGCTTGCACTTTTTTGATCATTGCTCGGCCAAAATTAATATTCCATTCTTTAGTTGCTTCGAAATCACTTGGAAAGACAACGTCATTTTTGTTTTCCCAGTAGGACTTACTTGTTTCACTGTGAATTGGACTCATACCCCAAAATACTTCTGTATCCTGTAGCATATCCATGTATAAATCGAGAAATTTCAAATCAAAAAATGGTTGAGTGAAAAAGCCGTCAACACCAGCATCAATTTTGTCGTGAATATAATCGAGTTCTTTACGCATACTGGTTCGATATTGATCGATGGCAGCGTAAACCTTCATATATGGCAGTTCTTTTTTGATAATTCGGATAAGTTCACATGATGTATTACGGTAGGTTCGATGTGAAATATCTTGCGGTGGATCGCCTTCGACGACAAGTACTGAATTGATTTTACTATGACGGAAAAAATCAGTTAATGGAAAGCCGTTTCTTAAATCAAAATCGATAGCACGCAAATGAGGGATTACCTCATCAAACTTATCTTGTAGACGATCGCAAGCATCCCAGCTGCGAACATCAAAGCGAAGTAAGTCTGGAATATTTAGCGTATTTATTTGACTAAATTGGCTGACTTCTTCGACTTCAGTGTTTAAGGTTTCCCATGTACGGGGTACAAGCTCTATTGAGTATTTCAAATTACATCCCTATCTGTTATCAACAGTCCTCGTTGATAATCCTTTTTATACCCAAACTCGGCTCCGCGCGTTTGGGCCTTTATAACAATTGATATAATTTGTATTACTATATCTTATTTATGCGTGGCTAACTGCTGTAACCAGGCTATTTCATTAGCCCAAATAGTATCATCTATTGTTTCCAATACTATAGGTATACCATTAAAGCGTTCATCCTGCATGATAAATTTAAAGGCATCTTCGCCAATATAACCTTGACCTAAGCTGTGATGGCGATCAACTTTGGTGCCTAGCTCGACTTTGCTGTCATTAATGTGCATACCAGCTAGGTATTCAAAGCCCACAATACTTGAGAAATCATTAAAGGTTTTTTCACAGGCTTCAAAAGTACGTAAATCATAACCTGCGACAAAGGTATGGCAAGTATCAATACACACACCTACACGACTCTTATCATCTACTTGTTCAATGATGTCGGCAAGGTGCTCAAAACTATAGCCCAAGTTAGTCCCTTGACCTGCGGTGTTTTCGATAACGGCTTTGACAGACGTCGATTTTTCAAGCGCAAGATTAATTGATTCTGCTACGCGTTTTAAACTTTCCGATTCCGATATTTTTTTTAAGTGACTACCAGGATGAAAGTTAAGCAAGGTTAAACCTAGCTGTTCGCAACGGTGAATTTCATCATAAAAGGCATTACGCGATTTTTCTAATGCCTCTGCTTCTGGGTGCCCAAGGTTAATTAAGTAAGAATCGTGTGGTAAAATTTGTGCCGAGGTAAAATTGTAGCGTTTGCAATTGGCTTTAAATTTACGAATATCATCGGGACTTAGTGCTTTTGCATCCCAACGACGTTGATTCTTGGTAAATAGAGCAAATGCGGTTGCACCTAAATCGTGGGCATTTTTAGGGGCATTCCACACACCGCCAGCTGCAGATACGTGCGCACCAATAAACTTAGTCATTTTTTGCTCCATTATTTTCGGAATTCCTCGTTTTTAATCAATTTAATGACAAAACAGTTTTAAAGGAGGCTTTTTACGATAAAATTAGGTTTTTGGCAATGCTAATTTTTGGGATCTATTAATGAAAACTTGGTCAGAATTTTTGTTGCACGAACAGCAGCAAGCTTATTATTTAGAGTTACAAAATTTTATTTCGACTGAAAGAGCAGCAGGGAAAACCATCTATCCTAAAGAAGCCGATGTATTTCAAGCTTTTTCATTAACCCCTTTAAGTGATGTGAAAGTGGTTATATTGGGGCAGGACCCTTACCACGGACCCGAACAAGCACATGGATTATGTTTTTCGGTATTGCCAGGCATTAAGATCCCGCCTTCATTACGAAATATGTATAAAGAGTTAACGACTGATCTCGAAAACTTTACAGCACCTGAGCATGGTTATTTAGTGGAGTGGGCACAACAAGGTATTTTAATGTTAAATACAGTGCTTACTGTTGAGCAGGCTAAAGCCCATTCGCATGCTAAATCAGGTTGGGAGACGTTTACGGATCATGTGGTCGAATTGCTAAATCAGCAAGATGAAGAGATCATTTTTGTATTATGGGGCAATCATGCGAAGAAGAAGGGCCGTCATATTGATCGTCGTCGACATCATGTTTTGGAAGGTGTGCACCCATCGCCATTGTCTGCAAGTCGGGGGTTCTTTGGCTGTCAGCATTTTTCTTCTATTAATACACGTTTACAATCACGTCATCAGCAAACTATTAATTGGCAAGTCAGTGGCATTGACAGCTTGCTATAACTGAATCGGTAAACGTGAACCTGATCAAAGTAACTATTACTATATGGGTATACTGTGAAGGGAGGTAATTTTCATATTGGAGTTTGTATGTTATCTCTCATTATTAAAGATCATGAACAAGTAGATCAGCTGTTAAATGTATTAACTGAGCAGTTAGCAGAACTTGAGTCAGAGCAGCAAGGTGTTAATTTCACACTGATGGGTGATATCGTTAATTATTTACGTAATTATATTGAGCGATACCATCACCCAAAAGAAGATCTTATTTACTCGTATTATCTTGAGCATTATGTTGAAGATGCAGCTATGCCGAATAGATTAGCGAGTGAACATCAAAGCTTAAACTTTCTTAGCCGTGAATTATCAAGTTCATTAAATATGATTCAACTTGATTCCGTCATGCCGTTTGGTGAACTTGCGGCACAGTTAAAAGGGTTTATTAATAAGCAGCGTACGCATATTCAATATGAAACGAATGTCGTGATGCCACTCATGGCGGAGAAATTTACCCCTGATGATTGGTGCCATATTGAACATTTGTGGAAAAATGGCTCTTCACAAGAACGGCAGGCTACTGCTGAGTTTAATGATACGTACAACCGACTAAAACAGCAGATCACTCAGGCTGGGTTTACTTGCGAA is part of the Moritella viscosa genome and encodes:
- a CDS encoding putative hemerythrin, translating into MLSLIIKDHEQVDQLLNVLTEQLAELESEQQGVNFTLMGDIVNYLRNYIERYHHPKEDLIYSYYLEHYVEDAAMPNRLASEHQSLNFLSRELSSSLNMIQLDSVMPFGELAAQLKGFINKQRTHIQYETNVVMPLMAEKFTPDDWCHIEHLWKNGSSQERQATAEFNDTYNRLKQQITQAGFTCEAEEDLCLV
- the ung gene encoding uracil-DNA glycosylase (UDG) codes for the protein MKTWSEFLLHEQQQAYYLELQNFISTERAAGKTIYPKEADVFQAFSLTPLSDVKVVILGQDPYHGPEQAHGLCFSVLPGIKIPPSLRNMYKELTTDLENFTAPEHGYLVEWAQQGILMLNTVLTVEQAKAHSHAKSGWETFTDHVVELLNQQDEEIIFVLWGNHAKKKGRHIDRRRHHVLEGVHPSPLSASRGFFGCQHFSSINTRLQSRHQQTINWQVSGIDSLL
- the metF gene encoding methylenetetrahydrofolate reductase; translated protein: MKYSIELVPRTWETLNTEVEEVSQFSQINTLNIPDLLRFDVRSWDACDRLQDKFDEVIPHLRAIDFDLRNGFPLTDFFRHSKINSVLVVEGDPPQDISHRTYRNTSCELIRIIKKELPYMKVYAAIDQYRTSMRKELDYIHDKIDAGVDGFFTQPFFDLKFLDLYMDMLQDTEVFWGMSPIHSETSKSYWENKNDVVFPSDFEATKEWNINFGRAMIKKVQAKNDNVYFMPIRANASEYLSKLLAED
- the nfo gene encoding endonuclease IV, with translation MEQKMTKFIGAHVSAAGGVWNAPKNAHDLGATAFALFTKNQRRWDAKALSPDDIRKFKANCKRYNFTSAQILPHDSYLINLGHPEAEALEKSRNAFYDEIHRCEQLGLTLLNFHPGSHLKKISESESLKRVAESINLALEKSTSVKAVIENTAGQGTNLGYSFEHLADIIEQVDDKSRVGVCIDTCHTFVAGYDLRTFEACEKTFNDFSSIVGFEYLAGMHINDSKVELGTKVDRHHSLGQGYIGEDAFKFIMQDERFNGIPIVLETIDDTIWANEIAWLQQLATHK